The Pan paniscus chromosome 1, NHGRI_mPanPan1-v2.0_pri, whole genome shotgun sequence genome has a segment encoding these proteins:
- the LOC100974350 gene encoding LOW QUALITY PROTEIN: olfactory receptor 10J1 (The sequence of the model RefSeq protein was modified relative to this genomic sequence to represent the inferred CDS: substituted 1 base at 1 genomic stop codon): protein MLLCFRFGNQSMKRENFTLITDFVFQGFSSFHEQQITLFGMFLALYILTLAGNIIIVTIIXIDLHLHTPMYFFLSMLSTSETVYTLVILPRMLSSLVGMSQPISLAGCATQMFFFVTFGITNCFLLTAMGYDRYVAICNPLRYMVIMNKRLCIQLVLGACSIGLIVAITQVTSVFRLPFCARKVPHFFCDIRPVMKLSCIDTTVNEILTLIISVLVLVVPMGLVFISYVLIISTILKIASVEGRKKAFATCASHLTVVIVHYGCASIAYLKPKSENTREHDQLISVTYTVITPLLNPVVYTLRNKEVKDALCRAVGGKFS, encoded by the coding sequence ATGCTTTTATGTTTCAGATTTGGGAACCAATCAATGAAAAGAGAGAACTTTACTCTCATCACTGACTTTGTTTTCCAAGGTTTCTCTAGCTTCCATGAGCAGCAGATCACCCTTTTTGGCATGTTCCTTGCACTATACATCTTAACCTTAGCAGGCAATATCATCATTGTGACCATCATCTGAATTGATCTTCATCTTCACAcacccatgtacttcttcctgaGCATGCTGTCCACTTCAGAGACTGTATATACATTGGTCATTCTCCCAAGAATGCTCTCCAGCCTCGTAGGTATGAGCCAGCCCATATCATTGGCAGGGTGTGCCACACAGATGTTCTTTTTTGTAACCTTTGGCATCACTAACTGCTTCCTGCTCACAGCAATGGGATATGACCGCTATGTGGCCATCTGCAACCCCCTGAGATACATGGTTATTATGAACAAGAGGCTGTGTATCCAGCTTGTCCTGGGGGCCTGCAGCATTGGGCTGATTGTAGCAATAACACAAGTGACATCTGTATTCAGGTTACCCTTCTGTGCTAGAAAGGTGCCCCACTTCTTCTGTGACATCCGCCCTGTGATGAAGCTCTCCTGCATTGACACCACTGTCAATGAAATCCTGACTTTGATTATCAGTGTGCTGGTGCTTGTTGTACCTATGGGTCTGGTTTTCATTTCTTATGTTCTCATTATCTCTACAATCCTCAAGATTGCTTCAGTTGAGGGCCGGAAGAAGGCTTTTGCCACCTGTGCATCCCACCTCACTGTGGTCATTGTCCACTACGGCTGTGCTTCCATTGCCTACCTCAAGCCCAAGTCAGAGAACACCAGAGAACATGACCAGCTGATCTCGGTGACCTACACTGTCATCACTCCCCTACTGAACCCTGTGGTATACACCCTGAGAAACAAAGAGGTCAAAGATGCTCTGTGCAGGGCTGTTGGTGGGAAGTTTTCCTGA
- the LOC100974674 gene encoding olfactory receptor 10J4: protein MYFFLSVLSISETYYTVAINPQMLSGLLSPQQTISIPGCAAQLFFYLTFGVNKCFLLTAMGYDRYVAICNPLQYSVIMGKKACIQLVSGSWNIGLSTAIIQVSSVFSLPFCDANLISHFFCDIRPITKLACADTTIKEFITLLISLCVLVLPMVLIFISYVLIVTTILKIASAEGQRKAFATCASHLTVVIVHYGCTSFIYLKPKSQNSLQDRLISVTYTVITPLLNPVVYSLRNKEVKDALLRALGRKPLS from the coding sequence ATGTATTTCTTCCTGAGTGTGCTGTCTATTTCTGAGACCTATTATACTGTGGCCATCAACCCCCAAATGCTGTCCGGTCTGCTCAGTCCTCAACAAACCATCTCCATCCCAGGCTGTGCCGCTCAGCTCTTTTTCTATCTCACTTTTGGTGTCAATAAATGCTTCCTTCTCACAGCCATGGGGTATGACCGCTATGTGGCCATCTGCAACCCCTTACAGTATTCAGTCATCATGGGCAAAAAGGCTTGTATACAACTGGTCAGTGGATCCTGGAACATTGGCCTGAGCACAGCTATCATTCAGGTGTCTTCTGTATTCAGCCTTCCCTTCTGTGATGCTAATCTCATCTCCCACTTCTTTTGTGATATCCGGCCCATAACGAAGCTCGCCTGTGCAGACACTACTATCAAGGAGTTTATTACTTTGCTCATCAGTCTCTGTGTCCTTGTTCTGCCCATGGTCTTGATCTTCATCTCCTATGTCCTAATTGTCACCACCATCCTCAAGATTGCATCAGCTGAGGGCCAGAGAAAGGCCTTTGCTACTTGTGCCTCACACCTCACAGTGGTCATTGTCCACTATGGCTGTACTTCTTTCATCTACCTAAAACCCAAATCCCAAAATTCCCTGCAGGACAGACTTATCTCTGTGACATACACTGTTATTACTCCTCTGCTGAACCCTGTTGTATACAGCCTGAGGAATAAAGAGGTCAAGGATGCCTTGCTCAGAGCTTTGGGCAGAAAGCCTCTCTCTTAG